AGTGGTACCATCCCCTTGTTAGATAGCTTATAACCAAACATTACAAGTCTGTACAAAAAATGGCACAACGGGTGCTTGTAATTATACGCAGAACTCTACATTATAACATCGTAGAtggtcaaaaaataaaaattcttttgTCAAGAAATAAAATCTATCACCAGTTCGGATAGCAACACCTCAAACCTGAGAATAACAAACGTTCCTTAACGATATTCTTAAGTCGCATCCACATCAGTTATCAATCTAATATTCTTAAATGCGAATATTGTATACTATACACCAACTCATTAATATGAGGGTCTCAATGCAGCTTAAAATCTATagtggtattaaaaaaaaatatatgggttGTCAATAAGATATAACGCTTCCCCGTACCTAGACAAATGTACTGTTTCTGATAGATCAATATCTAAGTCGTCACATATTCCTTggcgtctttttattttaaaaatcaaagaaGTGTTATCAGCGAACAATACTATCCTGCGCTTCTTATCCAAGATAAaaagcatttatataaatgatgaagATAAATGGGCCAAGTTGAGATCTCTGAGAGACTTCCATACTAATCAGAGCTCTTGGTCTTTTGCCATTATTATCAACCCTTTGAAATCGATTACTCAGGTACGAAATCAAAAGATGAGAAGCGCCTCTCATGTTTTCTGACCAGTGTTTCATGCTGCACGCAAACGAAAGCATTAGATAAGTCAAAAAATATGGCACGACGTCATGTGACTTCTCCCAGacctcaaatatatttttgacgacTTCGACCCCttgtaaaaacaaattgtttattttgcaGCAGTCAAAAtgtattcaaagtcaaagtcaaaagtcaaagtcaaaaatctttattcaatatagaagtgtttacacttgcttattgattgtcaaaaatctaccaccggttcggaatttagcacctcggacctgagaagaaccggcgaaagaaactcagcgggatatatttttttattttttttaaacattttccatgtaggtacaatgataagtatattttagttatttgaaacagcctttacatagttatttgaaacagcatTAACATTTGATTTCAATTTCTTATCATCAAAACATTTCTTatcaatagtaaaattaaattcggAGATGTGAtctttgactcttccagtttcacaattgattaaaaaatgataAGCAGTTGAAGTACAGTGTAATAATTGGTTTATAATCCTTGTAGTCCAGATTatatgagcgatggtgacccCTTATCGTTAAGGGTCTCATTTGCTCGTTTGCCTTCctaatttggaaaaaatatttagatgcaTAAATTTCCACACAAAGCGCCAAAATGCGAATAACAATTACgagctaaaaataaaatgtcttcgGCATTTTGTAAGTAAGTAAGTCAGGGCTTCCTTAGACCAGGATCTTAGAGGTTTGCTTCTGAATAAGATAAAGTCAAGACTTTGTTGCCAATATCGTCGTGGCTGTTGTTAATTGGTTTCTAGTTGTTCCAAAAAGGGTGTTTTTtgaatatcacaaaaaaaattgtaataaagattatttgaattttaaataaaatatatttttatattgtaataatatatagcaatgaAATATATGAGCCACGCAACACGAGGGAGCACAGAACGGCATTCATGTTTCCGTTTGAACCGATTTGTGTGCCAACAAATATTAAGGCGAACTCAGACTCATTATCtccattcatttttaattaaaaatataaacgcaatgtctatcaattattatttattttttatgttatacttaAGGCGCTAAGTTGAGAAGTGTCAAGGGACACCCGGATGGAAGgaagttcttattattataagaaattattattatttattatgtacaagaaacctgtatacactcaacaaaaataatcgtcgcGTCAGCACACTGTTCAAtgcgaaatagaaatgaaatgaaatatctggcttgctttctataagagagagagagagagagacagacagagaaacATGCGCACGCCGCACAGCTTACAATCGCTTACTATAACAAAAAGTGTCGTTATAACTTTTCGTGAGATTTTTTTCCGTCTAGCCCCCTTTCACAACGCGCgataaggaacttcgttccaaaaaaattATGATGCGCGCCCAGGGTGAGATGAACACTATACGATGAAGTTGCTCGTTAAAATCTACGttagaatctattttccgaaccgaaagtagctttacatttaattcaataatgtaaCACGACGGTTCAAAAATGCCTTTATGAgcctatttcaatattattttgattttgaataaccaattaaatgtcaaatcgCTCGAAATATACATCTTCACgacttattttacaatatttattacaagtttgAATTgtgattgtttaaatttattagttagtACAGTGACGGTgaacaaagaaaaaattacatttatcataataatagtagatttttgttattaattatttgcatgcaattaaaaaaaaaacatcttaataatttgacgacctccgtggtcgagtagtgtgtacactgatTTTCATGGGTGCGccgctccgaggtcccgggttcgattcccagccgagtcgatgtagaaaaagttcatgttttctatgttgtcttgggtctgggtgtatgtggtaccgtcgttacttctgattttccataacacaagtgctttagctaattAGAtagggatcagagtaatgtatgggatgttgtccaatatttattattattattattaataataattaaaacagtaaaaTTTCTCACGCGCGTACATATGTACACCTTTTTTTATGTGTGTGAGATAAGTTATTTGATAgaatttcaatgttattaaGACGATAAATTCAATTTGTCCGCTTTAGAGTTAcgcataaaaatacatacaaaaaaattatatgaagtgTACACCCTACACTCACAATCCAAAAAAACACATCTGTAGTTCCAGGTGACACTCGgtatttaaacaaacattcaataaatacgtgtttatttgatatcaaatcaaaacaaatgtattttattcaattaaattaaggtttacaataaaaaaatattaaatctacaatattttaatagaaagcaGCCtccaccgagaagaaacggcaagaaacttgcGTAGCTGCTTTTGTCAAATGAATCAGGACCTTATATATATGATTCGGCCAAAcgatagcgtgattcagaaattTGTATTTCCATACGAAATATTAATGGTATCAATGATGGATATTATGAACCAATGTAAACAGTTACTGGCATTAAATGACCTACTGCTAGTCCTCCTCTTCTCGTGAGGAGGTGGATTGGCACTTATTCCACCAGACTGGGACATGGGAGGAATTCGACACATCAGGTTatctcaagatgttttcctttaaattttaaatattaattacttgtgatcaatttttgacaaataataagtaaatttaatgcTTTTTTATATCGGTTAAAGATTCTTGGCTTTGATTTTGACGTTGTCTTTGAAGGGACCAGTGTAACTATTGGTTACAACATCTTAGGTTCCAAGATTAGTGGGGAATTAATGATATGAGCTCAACGTCAGTGCGGCCCTTTACCAGTCCTACAACCtaacataaaaaagattttcgttcttaatataaaaatctttcttttcaccaaaaatattactaagcaTATGTCGCAGTAACCTCTAAAATTTActagattttaaaaattttgcaaAAAACTCTGTTACAAACATCCTTGATAGTAGTTACCATCTACTGaggctttattatttaaaagtaattcaatAGTACTTTTACAAACCTTTGTAAATACCTtagtttgattttattgtttatctgATGAAACTGAGAAATTTGAATTCCAGAAAACAGATACAAATACTAATGACAACtttaatacatacaaacacGTATGCACGTATTTCGACACAGATCTAAGAACAGCGCACCGATTCTCGCTCCTCGTAATATAAAAGCGCCCCGCACTTCCTATCGGCACTGTGTTTCCGTTGCGTACGAACCAACCAACATGTCCGCCCTCGCTTTCCTGTTCTTCTGCTTCCAAGCTTATTTGCTTcaggtaaatataaaatagttcataaaaatctatttattaaatatcaacatttgttataatgcaaattattttctgtagcaatttgttactttttattgtaccgtgtgcttaattttatagtttgttaTTAAGTACGTGAGATTTAAACAATTGAAGCCTTCGCTTCTTATAGCCAGTTTTGTGTTTTTTAGAATGTCTGCAGCCAGTACCTGCGTGGTGCGTATGGCCCTGGACTCGCTGGTACCACATGTGGCTGTGGAGCTGGTCTCGCCCCCGCTGCATTTTCTGCTTATCCGGAATTCGCTGCCTATGGCGGAGCAGGTGTTGGTGATGTAGTGGTAGCTGGTGAGATGGGCGTTGCTGGTACAACCGCAGTAGCTGGTCAAGTGCCAATCCTCGGTGCTGTTGAATTTGGTGGTATCGTGCCGGCTGGTGGTACCGTATCTATCGCTGGTAGCTGCGGCTGCGGTTGCAACGGTGAGTATGATGCATATTTcctaaatagtatatttttgttcctaaatcctaataattatactaagatGATCTAATAGATAGAAAAGGTTTAttcttaattagtttaaaagttttatttttaatttaaatatgatcaaGCACTTCTTAGTTTTTCATGACATCATTTTCATGTTCCTATTTTATTTCGCTGTTTCagttaaattgtatttgatttttaagttAGACGACAGCGATTTTAAGAAAAGTAAGATctttacaaacaattatttagagcgaaatgtttttataaggCACGTGCTTAGTTcactttgtttataaatttatgtttaattatatatctttataatatcaagtaattcaatttcattttaaactcaATCCCCAGCTGCATACGGTCCATATTCCGCTGCACCATTCGCTGCAGCTGTTCCATTCGCTGCTGCTGCACCATTTGCTGCTGCTCCGTGTACATCTCCTTTCGCTTACGAAGTTGCTGCCGTGTCAGCTTCAAACGGCGGCGGTCTGGAAATAGCTAGTGGTTCCGCTCTGCCCCCACGAGGAGTGTCTGTTTTATCAGAAAACGCCATAGAAGGTCCTCTCGCAGTCGCCGGCGCTTTGCCGTTCTTAGGAACCGTGGGCCTTGAAGGTGTTCTGCCAACTGCTGGTTTTGGTGCCGTCAACTACGGTTGTGGCAACGGCGCAGTTGGCATAGTGGCTGAGGATATCGCCCCAGTTGGCATCGCAAGTCCATTCGGATACAGTGTTGGTTCTTTCGCTGGTGATAGATTCGGCTATGGTCCCTTCGGTTACGGCACAGGGCTTTACGGCCGTGCCGGTTATGGATGCGGTGCGTTTATTTAAGGACTGATAATTTACCCTTAAAATGTAGTGTTaagcgaataaaaatattgtacataatgTTGCCTTTTCGTttacaacttaatttaaaaacatccaTAAAAATTACTGGTAATGAAGTAATTTTTAGTCCAGTATCGCCTGTGGTCAAAATTAAcccatttattttacaatatgaaCAATTTTTCACGCTCAATCTAGTGCACAATACATTTTAAGTTCCGATACTCCACTTGTACGATCATGGGATTACTGCTCAACCATGGAAGCCATTttataagtcaaagtcaaaattctttattcaatatagaagtgattacacttgcttatagtcaaaaatctaccaccggttcggaaattaatacctcggacctgaaaagaaactcagcgagatttgtttttttttttttattatatttaaaaaaatattttttcatttttttttatggcattgtttggcggacgagcatatgggccacctgatggtaagtggtcaccaccgcccatagacaaagacgctgtaagaaatattaaccattccttacatcacctatgcgccaccaaccttgggaactatgatgttatgtcccttgtgcctgtgattacactggctcactcaaccttctaaccggaatacgacaatacagtgtactgttatttggcggtagaatatctgatgagtgggtggtacctacccttgcgatgggcttgcacaaagccctaccaccaagtgaatagtatacaataacaatgaatatatataagaagtaattagttttgtaatatacttTAGCATACGAACGCTCTTTAagaattcttttaaattttataatcgaatattttcgaacgttttctgggatcctgtggTAGAAACGTGTACATTGACCCACAatagagttactaaccctgtgtattatatctttaacactcatatgttgtttattaaaaagttaatcatatttttttaaattattttttaagtatttaaatcgtAAAGTTTATGTTTTTGCCTTCAATCGCTACTGAATTGTATTAATCCGCCGCATCATCAAGACATTccttatatttaacatttaaaaaaacctcCATTGGAgagaaatcaaatatttttatattttactcttgtaaaataagaataaattatttctcaATATGAATTTTGCTACACGTAAAAACCAACTAAATAGTGCAGGACGCCCTGTGGCACGGTGGAGCGATGATGTACATCTTCGTCCATAGATACTACAAGACCTATAAGCCAATCTTTATACCTTACTTTAATTACCAATAATTATAGCTAAGATATAATCTTAATTGTGTCGGAATTAACAATGGACCAAGACTTGAAACAAAACACAGAAATACTTAATAGTTTCGACGGTAGAACAACGAAACATTAAATTGTTCCCTTTTTAATACACATAGCCCTGTGATCGGTTAAAGTTGTTTATGAccatttaagaaattaaagttTCTCGAAGTTTCCATTTATTTTGAATCGAAAGAATTGCagcaataatattcaaaactcCAATTTGAGTAAAGATTTTATACAAAGTAGGCAAGATAATATTCCAATGGGTCATAAACGAACCTGCATTTGTCACCCCGATATACTCATATACCGTTGAGGCTTGTCTTCCATTATGGTTGAGTATAATCCAATGAATAAAAGTAGACGctacgttattattaaaattaagtctgtcagtctgtccgtctgtctataACGCTTACACGACTAAAACGCTgaacaaaattgataaaatttactataaagcAAGCTGGAGCACCCAGGATATAGGGTACTTTTTATACCTGTAATATACACGCGATTACAAAACGCGCAAAACGCGCCCCGACACgtgcaaatcaaatcaaatcaacttcctttattcaatatagaagccttacatttacttattgattgtcaaattgaacattaccaccggttcggaaaagaattTATTCAGGGTATTTTCTTGAGGAGAACCGGTGAAAGATACTCAGCGGGTCAGCGCGTGCTGAACtagctatatataaatattacaaaacaaagtctGTAATAGCTTTTTCTGATTTGTAATCTCTGCCTACTTATTTTAAGCCGAGCAACGGATTTTGACCAATTGGAAGGCTGAATTTTAAATAGCTTGTAAAAATTACTGCACTACGACGATGCTTCGTCCAAAAACTGCTTTAGAACATTTAAATGACTAGTGTGTTAAGTTTTTGGGTCATCAAAGGGCCCACGGTAAAGTTTGCGAGAGCATATATCTTCTAAGGGATATTGATAATGACTATTTTAATTCGTTACTTACCAGCTTTTCTCCAAttcattgttaaattttgttcgGTAAAATATGTTCGTTACGTTGggtatttatatagattaaaattgtctCTGGCTTATGTCATTCGAATGAACACTTTAGAAAATATCGCTGATTCCAATTTTAGTGTAACCAAAAAGATCTTTCGCTTCGAAACGGGTGGTCGAATAAtgagaaatgtttaaaattgctCAAATTTGCATCTTAGTGTATCATATCTATCATGTTGATCTATATTACACAAATAGTTTTCACACGCGCTTTCGCTTGGGTTTTAGGTGTTGGTTATCAGGTAGTTAGCGTAAAAAGTAACCaatgtctttccttggagttcaagtttacataccaaatttttaaatattaaaattctcgatatatcaatatattttggaCAATTCacacaaatactttattaataatagcctatgtgttattctaatatataagctatattattgtaaagtttaattaaaatccattcaatAGTTTTTGAGTGAAAGAGTATCACATGGattcatacatacaaactttcgtctctttataaaattactaagaATAAAGTAACGACTCcacaattttttactttaaattgcaCCGGATAGAAGCTGATGTgagatacttattatttaataatctttaattgaGAGTCATGTTGAGTCAACGAGCAGGAACGATGGTAGCCATAAGGGTCATAATTTAACCTTCA
This genomic interval from Vanessa atalanta chromosome 27, ilVanAtal1.2, whole genome shotgun sequence contains the following:
- the LOC125074388 gene encoding chorion class CB protein PC404-like, translated to MSALAFLFFCFQAYLLQNVCSQYLRGAYGPGLAGTTCGCGAGLAPAAFSAYPEFAAYGGAGVGDVVVAGEMGVAGTTAVAGQVPILGAVEFGGIVPAGGTVSIAGSCGCGCNAAYGPYSAAPFAAAVPFAAAAPFAAAPCTSPFAYEVAAVSASNGGGLEIASGSALPPRGVSVLSENAIEGPLAVAGALPFLGTVGLEGVLPTAGFGAVNYGCGNGAVGIVAEDIAPVGIASPFGYSVGSFAGDRFGYGPFGYGTGLYGRAGYGCGAFI